The genomic DNA TACGAGCTGACGTACTCCGCCAGATGCTCCCCCGTCAGCGTCGATCGATCCGCCACGAGCTCTGCCGGAGTCCCCTCGAAGACGACACGCCCGCCGTCGTGACCGGCCCCCGGTCCGATGTCGATGATCCAATCGGCGTGCGCCATGACAGCCTGGTGATGCTCGATGACGATCACGGTCTTGCCGGAGTCGACGAGGTGATCCAGCAAACCGAGGATCTTCTCCACATCGGCCAGGTGCAGACCGGTCGTGGGCTCGTCGAGTACGTATACATCGCCCTTCTCCCCCATCTGGATCGCCAGCTTGATGCGCTGACGTTCTCCTCCGGACAGGGTCGACAGCGGCTGGCCGAGCGATAGATAGCCGAGCCCGACGTCTTCGAGCCGACCGAGAATCGCCGCGGCCGCTGGAATCTTCGCCTCCCCTTCCGAGAAGAACCCGCGGGCTTCTGACACCGGCAGATCCAGGACCTCGGTGATGTCGCGCCCTGCCAGCTTGTACTCGAGCACGCCCGCCTGGAAGCGCTTGCCTCCGCAGTCCTCACAGGGTGTCTCGATGGTGTCCATGAAACCGAGTTCGGTGATGATGACGCCAGCGCCCTTGCAACTCGGGCATGCGCCCTCGGAGTTCGCGCTGAACAGTGCCGGCTTCACGCCGTTCGCCTTCGCGAAGGCCTTTCGGATCGGCTCGAGCAGCCCCGTGTACGTGGCCGGGTTGCTGCGCCGCGAGCCCTTGATCGCGCCCTGGTCGATCGACACGACACCCTCGCGCTTCGAGACGGAGCCGTGGATGAGCGAGCTCTTCCCTGAGCCGGCCACTCCGGTCACGACCGTCAGCACGCCCAGGGGGATGTCGACATCGACGTCCTGGAGATTGTTCGCCGTGGCGCCGCGCACCTCGATCGCACCGTCGCCGGTGCGGACCTCTGCCTTGATCGCAGCACGATCTTCCAGATGGTTGCCCGTGAGTGTGCCACTGGCCTTGAGTCCGGCGACGTCGCCCTCGAAGCAGATCGTTCCGCCGCGGCTTCCGGCGCCGGGACCGAGGTCGACGACGTGATCCCCGATCGCGATCGTCTCTGGCTTGTGCTCGACGACCAACACGGTGTTGCCCTTGTCCCGCAACTTCAGCAGCAGCGAGTTCATCCGCTGGATGTCATGCGGGTGCAGCCCGATCGTCGGCTCGTCGAAGACGTAAGTGATGTCGGTCAGCGACGAACCCAGATGACGCAGCATCTTGATGCGCTGCGCCTCTCCCCCGGACAGAGTGCCTGACGGCCGGTCGAGGCTGAGATATCCGAGTCCGAGAGTCACGAATGCGTCGAGGTTCGCGCTCAACGCCTGCAGCAGAGGCGCCGCCTCGGGAAGCTTCAACCCACGCACCCACACGGCGAGATCGGTCACCTGCATCCGGCAGGCATCCGCGATGCTCACCCCGTCGATCTTCGACGATCGCGCTCCTTCAGTGAGCCGAGTCCCGTCGCATTCAGGGCAGACGGCGAACGTCGCGACGCGCTGCACGAAAGCGCGGATGTGGGGCTGCAAAGCGTCGATGTCCTTCGAGAGCATCGATTTCGTGATCTTCGGGATCAGGCCCTCATAGGTCATGTTGATCCCGGAGATCTTGACTTTGGTGACCTCGCCGTAGAGGAACAGATGGCGCTGCTTCTCGGTGAAATCGGCGATCGGCTTGTCGGCGGGATAGAAGCCGGAGGCCGAGAACCCCTTCACCATCCAGCCGTCCGCTGTGTATCCGGGGACCATGATGGCGCCGTCGTCCAG from Microbacterium sp. LWO13-1.2 includes the following:
- a CDS encoding excinuclease ABC subunit UvrA, giving the protein MSSAAHAADTHDLIRVQGARENNLKDISVDIPKRRLTVFTGVSGSGKSSLVFDTIAAESRRMIDETYSAFVQGFMPSVPRPDVDVLEGLTTAIIVDQERLGANPRSTVGTVTDANAMLRILFSKLGHPYIGGPTAFSFNIPTQRASGVMTGPGGEKKIVKDAIYLGGMCPRCEGRGAVSDLDLAQIVDESKSLDDGAIMVPGYTADGWMVKGFSASGFYPADKPIADFTEKQRHLFLYGEVTKVKISGINMTYEGLIPKITKSMLSKDIDALQPHIRAFVQRVATFAVCPECDGTRLTEGARSSKIDGVSIADACRMQVTDLAVWVRGLKLPEAAPLLQALSANLDAFVTLGLGYLSLDRPSGTLSGGEAQRIKMLRHLGSSLTDITYVFDEPTIGLHPHDIQRMNSLLLKLRDKGNTVLVVEHKPETIAIGDHVVDLGPGAGSRGGTICFEGDVAGLKASGTLTGNHLEDRAAIKAEVRTGDGAIEVRGATANNLQDVDVDIPLGVLTVVTGVAGSGKSSLIHGSVSKREGVVSIDQGAIKGSRRSNPATYTGLLEPIRKAFAKANGVKPALFSANSEGACPSCKGAGVIITELGFMDTIETPCEDCGGKRFQAGVLEYKLAGRDITEVLDLPVSEARGFFSEGEAKIPAAAAILGRLEDVGLGYLSLGQPLSTLSGGERQRIKLAIQMGEKGDVYVLDEPTTGLHLADVEKILGLLDHLVDSGKTVIVIEHHQAVMAHADWIIDIGPGAGHDGGRVVFEGTPAELVADRSTLTGEHLAEYVSS